The following proteins come from a genomic window of Crassostrea angulata isolate pt1a10 chromosome 1, ASM2561291v2, whole genome shotgun sequence:
- the LOC128171993 gene encoding uncharacterized protein LOC128171993, with product MEAPEILKLLGIILSFIIVIVGTAKVLKIYSTFGDPVLKKITNLVVVISAVPCVLRLIALSVSQIDGKWPFHDVSCQLYGFIDLVVFSGSTWILCIAAMERYFKFMIQVDHPSTFSVKNLNMIVVGIFVLIILVATGPLYGLGEYSYYRGHLKVSLTYYPIGVNMTTDANLFPKWYSYLLRNEIDKRIIPNPTFMFRKTFEEQLQIKVVQPKQTETGFEMFFRCPSISAAEELWNNYTMGSLGEVFKSMLWYPELSQELNVENVEIQTHIDQKEFRNYVDIFLAFQGMGICSTDWTSKNVHALVWSVYQTIITTAVPFLLELILYSIISCKNPYNIAAVDKTIRADDIRALRFYRGASVMYFLLTFAYFTIDIGNLNGVYIHPTVIFLTSLVYFTSSVSILIGCLVVEFEPFTRIMNVVRDCWQVSRGKFSRECAEISIKKSTLHKMKERTFRDQKAYL from the exons ATGGAAGCTCCGGAAATTCTGAAACTGCTTGGCATTATTCTTAGTTTTATTATTGTGATTGTGGGAACCGCAAAGGTTCTGAAAATTTATTCTACGTTTGGAGACCCAGTCCTGAAGAAAATCACGAATTTAGTGGTGGTCATCTCGGCTGTTCCGTGTGTCCTGCGCCTGATCGCATTGTCTGTCTCACAAATCGACG GTAAGTGGCCTTTTCATGACGTCAGCTGTCAGCTCTATGGATTCATTGACCTAGTTGTTTTCTCTGGTTCCACCTGGATCCTATGTATTGCTGCGATGGAAAG GTACTTCAAGTTTATGATTCAGGTCGACCATCCATCTACGTTCTCTGTGAAGAATCTAAACATGATCGTGGTGGGTATTTTTGTCCTGATCATCCTGGTCGCCACGGGACCGCTCTACGGTCTGGGAGAATATTCCTACTACAGAG gtcattTGAAAGTCTCTTTGACCTATTACCCTATCGGAGTGAACATGACAACAGACGCCAATTTATTTCCCAAGTGGTATTCCTATCTACTCAGAAACGAAATCGACAAGCGAATCATCCCGAACCCGACTTTTATGTTTCGGAAAACGTTTGAAGAGCAGTTGCAAATTAAGGTAGTTCAACCTAAGCAAACCGAGACtggatttgaaatgtttttccgTTGTCCGTCAATATCTGCTGCGGAAGAATTGTGGAATAATTATACCATGGGATCACTGGGAGAAGTTTTTAAAAGCATGCTTTGGTACCCAGAACTTTCCCAAGAATTAAACGTTGAAAATGTAGAGATTCAGACGCATATTGACCAAAAGGAATTTAGGAACTATGTAGATATCTTCCTTGCCTTCCAAG GCATGGGCATCTGCAGTACGGACTGGACTTCTAAGAACGTTCACGCTCTTGTATGGTCCGTTTATCAGACGATAATCACAACAGCTGTTCCCTTTCTCTTGGAGCTCATTCTTTACTCAATTATATCCTGTAAAAATCCTTACAATATTGCAGCTGTGGACAAAACTATTCGAGCAGACGATATCCGGGCTCTTCGGTTTTACCGAGGTGCTTCCGTTATGTATTTTCTTCTGACCTTTGCTTATTTCACCATTGATATTGGAAATTTGAACGGAGTGTATATACACCCGACTGTGATTTTTTTGACGTCACTCGTGTATTTTACGTCATCTGTTTCTATTTTGATTGGTTGTTTAGTTGTGGAGTTCGAACCCTTTACTCGTATCATGAATGTCGTGCGAGATTGCTGGCAGGTTTCAAGGGGGAAATTCTCGAGGGAGTGTGCAGAAATTTCGATAAAAAAGTCGACATTACACAAGATGAAAGAAAGAACCTTTCGAGACCAGAAAGCTTATCTTTAA
- the LOC128171946 gene encoding tyrosinase-like protein 2 — translation MASFFNAAILLGLLGLSSALLEPIPFPTDLQECYEYRSDNVTASAESAIYIQSMCYRSFLTDQMTNGKVWSGENLTQEGINYIDSLFRRIMAEADEVEKYKKLGGRQKRQTSTRRFRQEVRSPGAFQPYANCVQRLQNETVEPASAGRNTYQTLAAFHSGRTLGRAHNGPAFLPWHRIYLLLLETECDAAIPYWDSGLDHDMVDPTTSILWSDQYFGNGDGEVMSGPFQDMRTLLGTPIIRNYGTGDSSLFTKEGLRAVLSRRRFQDISEPLPRGSIYSLEGHHNGPHVWVGGHISALNSAPWDPVFYMHHAYVDAVWARFRELQIQNGFNPETDYPRRPRQGHRRNDVINFGPYFELVTNLEAMANRFADLVTYEPFPVCENNCNNSPHLYCDQLRLVCISRIRTAVQTSVAGIVAMGASRGVSSNIQSQSLARAVARGPLPVGRKFSDSPFIDIRNRPDNIGTARAAPQIRRASSQVRTRARRVQRAVSQNAAFQENHLQSVSSLERSFTNTFVIDGVVDVKRWVYIPVRIVYSRSKNLKGIDPTLFGTVNQSQEKCQTAHSGASKVFVSSNGLNYYGMYTEYAIIDNRQPVYSTAMVVGVKNPEYGEGETLFTAYDSCGRPCRPVCQTSINGQRNYKGCSGAFRISTSFPQMYSITYGDALDSTLMTYSNVAHADYPVPALTFVCDNSNVWPWDH, via the exons ATGGCATCTTTCTTTAATGCCGCCATTTTGCTGGGATTACTTGGCTTATCGTCTGCTCTTCTGGAACCGATTCCTTTTCCCACCGATTTACAAGAATGCTACGAGTACCGCTCCGATAACGTGACAGCATCAGCTGAGTCTGCAATCTACATTCAGAGCATGTGTTACAGGAGTTTCTTAACCGACCAGATGACCAATGGAAAAGTGTGGTCCGGAGAAAATCTCACACAGGAAGGTATTAACTACATCGATAGCTTATTCCGACGAATTATGGCAGAAGCAGATGAAGTCGAAAAGTACAAGAAACTAGGAGGACGTCAGAAAAGGCAAACGTCTACTAGAAGATTTAGACAAGAAGTGCGCAGTCCTGGAGCTTTTCAACCATATGCAAATTGTGTTCAACGACTTCAAAATGAG ACTGTGGAACCTGCAAGTGCGGGGCGGAATACTTACCAAACTCTTGCCGCCTTTCACTCCGGTAGAACCCTGGGGAGAGCGCACAATGGCCCAGCCTTCCTCCCGTGGCACAGGATTTATCTCCTGCT TCTGGAGACGGAGTGTGATGCCGCGATACCATACTGGGACTCTGGGTTAGATCACGACATGGTAGACCCCACAACATCCATCCTCTGGAGCGATCAGTATTTTGGAAATGGCGACGGTGAGGTCATGAGTGGACCTTTCCAAGACATGCGAACTCTTCTTGGAACGCCAATTATTCGCAATTATGGAACCG GTGATAGTTCTTTATTCACAAAAGAGGGTCTCCGGGCTGTTTTAAGCCGAAGAAGATTCCAAGATATCTCAGAACCACTCCCAAGGGGCAGTATCTACAGTCTGGAAGGCCATCATAATGGCCCACACGTTTGGGTCGGAGGACACATATCAGCTTTGAACTCTGCGCCCTGGGACCCGGTCTTTTACATGCATCACGCGTATGTTGATGCTGTTTGGGCAAGATTTAGAGAACTGCAAATCCAGAACGGGTTTAACCCAGAAACAGATTATCCAAGAAGGCCACGCCAAGGACATCGTCGTAACGACGTGATCAACTTTGGGCCATATTTCGAGCTCGTTACAAATCTTGAAGCCATGGCAAATCGTTTCGCAGACCTTGTGACATACGAACCATTTCCAGTTTGTGAAAATAATTGTAACAATAGCCCTCACCTGTATTGTGATCAGTTAAGACTTGTTTGCATATCGAGAATTCGGACAGCTGTACAAACGTCTGTTGCTGGCATCGTGGCAATGGGTGCTTCTCGTGGAGTTAGTTCAAACATTCAGTCACAGTCACTAGCGAGGGCCGTAGCAAGGGGACCACTACCGGTAGGAAGGAAGTTTAGTGACTCTCCATTCATTGACATTCGTAATCGCCCCGACAACATAGGGACCGCTCGTGCTGCTCCACAAATCCGCAGGGCTAGTTCGCAGGTGAGAACAAGAGCTCGACGCGTGCAGCGTGCGGTTTCCCAGAATGCAGCATTTCAAGAAAACCATCTTCAATCTGTTTCTTCTCTTGAACGATCTTTTACAAATACGTTTGTCATTGACGGAGTTGTGGATGTGAAACGTTGGGTTTATATTCCTGTACGTATCGTCTATAGCAGATCCAAAAATCTCAAGGGTATCGATCCGACATTGTTTGGAACAGTTAACCAATCACAAGAGAAATGTCAGACCGCTCACTCTGGTGCTTCCAAAGTATTTGTATCTTCCAATGGTCTGAACTATTACGGGATGTATACGGAATATGCTATCATAGACAACAGACAACCAGTTTACAGTACTGCAATGGTTGTAGGAGTCAAAAATCCAGAATATGGTGAAGGAGAGACGTTGTTTACAGCATATGATTCGTGTGGTAGACCTTGCCGACCTGTTTGCCAGACGTCAATCAACGGCCAAAGGAACTACAAGGGTTGTTCTGGGGCCTTTAGAATCTCTACGTCTTTCCCTCAGATGTACTCCATTACCTATGGTGATGCTTTAGATTCTACTCTGATGACATATAGTAACGTAGCCCACGCCGACTATCCGGTTCCCGCCCTGACATTCGTGTGTGACAACAGCAATGTCTGGCCTTGGGATCACTGA